From the genome of Triticum aestivum cultivar Chinese Spring chromosome 1A, IWGSC CS RefSeq v2.1, whole genome shotgun sequence:
TCATCTCCAGCCACAGAGGAGGTGGAATGGTTTCCAATGTGTTTTATTGTCTCCATCAGTTCCACATCATCTGGGCTTGGATAAGGCAATCCAACCATCACAACACAACGACCCATACCATCACTGAAGTTTATGCCTTCAGAGATCTTCCCACCAACAACAGCCATTAAAAGTGCCCCGTTGACACTTGTGTCTCCTGAACCATTGCTGCAGCAGGATTGAATTGCCTCCTTGTATTTGTTGAGTATCATCTCGACATCCACACTGCTTCTTGGCTCTCTGAACACGTGCTTCTTCTTAGAAATCTTAGAAATTGTGCCTGAAGCCATCCATGCATCATAAACTTGTTTTTCATAATCATAGGAAGAGAAAAACACTACTATTCCCTCTGGTACTATTGTCACTATATTGCAAAGAAAACGTCCAAGCTCTTCGATCTGCAAAGATAGGCAGATAAGAATAGGCACAAAAATAACGTGCAAACATTGGAGAGTAAAGGAGAAATGACTCGAGGTATACATACCATGGTAGGAGAGCTCCTTGAGCTGTGGCTGAAATCAAATTTCTTGCCTGAGGGCCCACATGTAACAGCTATAGGAAGAATACTCTCAGGGGGGACAATGTGGTTGCACGAGAAGAATTTTATATCACTAGGCAATAAGCCTGGAAACAAGCGCAGCCTTGTTTCTTCAATAGGCTGGAGGGTTCCACCGGCCATAATAACAGCATGTGCGTCATCTGTAACCTGCAAGAGGAAAGATTTATAAATACGCATGTGAAATAGGACAACTCTTGTCTCCAAGCAACATATGGAGCAAGGTACATCACCTCAGAAAATGTTTTCTCTGCACAAAGCATCACAAATTTGATATATGCATCTTCAGAGTGTCCACCAGGCTTGTGCCGTGCAACTATGATTCTTCCATCATCATTGAAGTACAGTAGAGAGCGTAAAAAGTCAGCCAAACCCTGAAAGCTTGTTATACTGCTTCCTTCACCATGTTGCTGCCCATGATTCAAATCACCCACACCAGTTTCGGTGAAAAATAATTTGTTGGCATATCCACTAACCTGCATATCAGCAGTCAATTCTTATAGGTTCTAGACACAACAAGACTGAATGGAAACGTAGTGGAAGAAATATTTCACCTTGTGGATTATATTGCTTTCCTTCAGATACTGACAAAGTTTTACTATGTTTATGTTATCGATATCAAGGGAGAATAAGAACTTATTTATAGTCAAAGAGGTCACAGCGGAGGAACAATCTTCATTACTTATCAAACATCGTAGGAATGACCGTGTTAGAACTGTCAAGGTCTGGATGTAACGTCGATTTCCAGCTCCCAGAACATTCTGAAATCTATTGAGATATGCCTCCAGGTGGGAAAGAACTGCCCTCAACTAACAAAAATGAGAATCATAAAATTAAGTTAGTTTCCACAACTGGAAGCAAACAGTCTCAATTCATTTGCTAATTATATTTTGCTTAGTAAAGGGAAATTTTAAAAGTGGACCGATAAATATCAATTTTATTATCCTGTTGTCTGCTACAACAACACAACTGAGCAAAGTCAAGCTCTCTACCAGAAAACTCTCTTTGGTTAGATCTCCTTATATGGTAAACCTACTTACAACACCTCTATGTTCAGATCTTGGAAAACATTATCGAATGTGCAAAGCGAATGAAATTATGAAGATAGAGTACAACTGTACAGTCAGACTaattctatgaacaaaaacatCGTGAAGTTTCCAACAGATGTTAGGGATCTAGAACTCAGAACAAAAACATCGTCACCATACCGTGAGGGGCAGGTCAATTATGAGGAAGACTAACCTGAGAAGATGTGACCTTTGAGTTGTACATGCTAGTAAGGGAGTCTGCTAAGTTGTGAGCCTCATCTATGATGACAACACTGTTCTTCAGATTAAGGCCAAGTGATTCTCTAGCAGACTTCAGCAACAAAGACTGGTAAGGAAGTACTACGAGGTCAGCTGAGCGGACCATGTCACGTGCACTGTAGTATGGACATGTTCCAATCCTCCTTCCAATTTGTGCCAAATCCTCAATATCCAATGCACCATGGTCAGACACTTCACTCTTGAACTGTTTCTGCAGACTTCTGTTTCTTAACATTGGGCACCCACAGGAGGTCTTTGTTCGGTGCCCCTTTTTGTTATCACCCTCGACCTGAACATTTACAGCCGCAAAAATTACTAGTTGTTAACAACAAAAGTTAAAAATTGACAGCATACTAATGGTATTTACTACTCCGTAGTGTCAAAAAACATTACTGAAGTGTAGTATTTAACAACCTATCATAGTGtcaaaaaaacgtcttatattatgagacagaggtAGTATTTAACAACCCAGCACATACAAGTATGATAAGTGATAACCATACGCTTTCCTGTGCAATCAGCCTGTGTGGGAAATAAAAGACAAAAGATGGTCACTGGCACACTGAATGCAGGTATGTGAAAAACAACTCAGTGCATGTCTAGTTATATTTCCACCGAGAAACAAAACCAAAGTTCAGCTCGAAATATTGGAAGAAATTACGGCCGGGAAACAATATTAATCGCACCTCATGAGCATGCCAGGCCCTAAACGTGCAAGAAAGAGCCAAATTTGGGTGCAGAAGTCCAAGACAATACTATCTAACAAAGAGAAGTGTCTAACAAAACAGCTGAGCATTGTAAATCAAATTGATGTAATTGAAACATGCCTTAATTTTGCTGCTCTTCTTGTTCTTTTGCAGTTCCAAGCACCTCTCGTTGATCCGGTTTGCGCTCCCCAGCTTCTGAACATCTGCAAGCAAACGCACCACAGATCAACTAAACACAATCCCAGCCCCGAAACTAGAAGAACAAAGATGACCAAATGACCCACTCACCCTTGTTAATACACAAGCTCTTCCTGGACCCCAAGCACACCGTCCTGAGCTTCCCGGAGAAATCCGTCCTCTTGAGCTCCCGGACAAACTGCGAGAGCTGCGAGTGCGTGCGGCTGGTGAAATACACCTTGGGAGtcgcctcctcttcttcctcttcgtcctcgctCTCACTACTACTGCTACCACCACCACCACAGTGTGCCCGCTTCCCGGCGGCATGCGGCCTTGTGCCCTCCTCGTCATCACTCTCGTACTCGTCAAGCAAGaactcctcctcgccgtcgttctccgcaATTCCCTCGGATTTCTCCGAACCCCCCACCTTCCTCATCCCCTGCCTCCTCCGGGGGTGAGTCTCCGACTTCTTACCGGTGCCCTTCTTAGGCGGAAGCGGTGTGAAATCCCGCATCCAGTCgggctcgtcgtcgtcttcgccgcCGACAGCAG
Proteins encoded in this window:
- the LOC123069672 gene encoding ATP-dependent DNA helicase DDX11; this translates as MPPPPPPPPPRQDFPAFPFAPYPIQSEFMSFLYSALSSGPRALALLESPTGTGKTLSIICSALQWLLDHRAAGHERANGSAPAAVGGEDDDEPDWMRDFTPLPPKKGTGKKSETHPRRRQGMRKVGGSEKSEGIAENDGEEEFLLDEYESDDEEGTRPHAAGKRAHCGGGGSSSSESEDEEEEEEATPKVYFTSRTHSQLSQFVRELKRTDFSGKLRTVCLGSRKSLCINKDVQKLGSANRINERCLELQKNKKSSKIKVEGDNKKGHRTKTSCGCPMLRNRSLQKQFKSEVSDHGALDIEDLAQIGRRIGTCPYYSARDMVRSADLVVLPYQSLLLKSARESLGLNLKNSVVIIDEAHNLADSLTSMYNSKVTSSQLRAVLSHLEAYLNRFQNVLGAGNRRYIQTLTVLTRSFLRCLISNEDCSSAVTSLTINKFLFSLDIDNINIVKLCQYLKESNIIHKVSGYANKLFFTETGVGDLNHGQQHGEGSSITSFQGLADFLRSLLYFNDDGRIIVARHKPGGHSEDAYIKFVMLCAEKTFSEVTDDAHAVIMAGGTLQPIEETRLRLFPGLLPSDIKFFSCNHIVPPESILPIAVTCGPSGKKFDFSHSSRSSPTMIEELGRFLCNIVTIVPEGIVVFFSSYDYEKQVYDAWMASGTISKISKKKHVFREPRSSVDVEMILNKYKEAIQSCCSNGSGDTSVNGALLMAVVGGKISEGINFSDGMGRCVVMVGLPYPSPDDVELMETIKHIGNHSTSSVAGDDESLSRDDECKVEPGFGILRKSGKSGQEYYENLCMKAVNQCIGRAIRHVNDYAAMLLVDSRYLHTSSGRGFSCPVEKLPQWIKTRLTCGQNYGEVHRLLLQFFRTNKQIH